In the Schistocerca gregaria isolate iqSchGreg1 chromosome 6, iqSchGreg1.2, whole genome shotgun sequence genome, one interval contains:
- the LOC126278564 gene encoding transmembrane protein 234 homolog isoform X3, with product MSLVVAAVLWGCTNPFIKKGSSGVEDISEKSSTKKFFKEIKFLLSNWKYMTPFLLNQSGSLFYFLALQNTEMSLAVPVANSLTFVFTAVTGWILGESLPNAKTVCGITLIVCGISLCCVDKFLIQNEGGGAG from the exons ATGAGCCTTGTGGTTGCGGCTGTTCTATGGGGCTGCACTAATCCATTCATCAAAAAAGGAAGTTCAGGGGTAGAGGACATTAGTGAAAAATCTTCTACCAAaaagttttttaaagaaattaaattcctATTGAGTAATTGGAAG TACATGACACCTTTCCTTTTAAACCAGAGTGGTTCACTTTTTTACTTTTTGGCTCTTCAAAATACAG AAATGTCTTTGGCAGTTCCAGTAGCAAATTCCCTCACATTTGTGTTCACTGCAGTTACAGGTTGGATCTTGGGAGAAAGCTTACCCAATGCCA AGACCGTGTGTGGCATTACACTGATAGTGTGTGGAATATCGCTTTGCTGTGTGGACAAATTCCTCATACAAaatgaaggaggtggtgctggatgA
- the LOC126278564 gene encoding transmembrane protein 234 homolog isoform X2: MGGTTSSVMSLVVAAVLWGCTNPFIKKGSSGVEDISEKSSTKKFFKEIKFLLSNWKYMTPFLLNQSGSLFYFLALQNTEMSLAVPVANSLTFVFTAVTGWILGESLPNAKTVCGITLIVCGISLCCVDKFLIQNEGGGAG, encoded by the exons CATCTGTAATGAGCCTTGTGGTTGCGGCTGTTCTATGGGGCTGCACTAATCCATTCATCAAAAAAGGAAGTTCAGGGGTAGAGGACATTAGTGAAAAATCTTCTACCAAaaagttttttaaagaaattaaattcctATTGAGTAATTGGAAG TACATGACACCTTTCCTTTTAAACCAGAGTGGTTCACTTTTTTACTTTTTGGCTCTTCAAAATACAG AAATGTCTTTGGCAGTTCCAGTAGCAAATTCCCTCACATTTGTGTTCACTGCAGTTACAGGTTGGATCTTGGGAGAAAGCTTACCCAATGCCA AGACCGTGTGTGGCATTACACTGATAGTGTGTGGAATATCGCTTTGCTGTGTGGACAAATTCCTCATACAAaatgaaggaggtggtgctggatgA
- the LOC126278564 gene encoding transmembrane protein 234 homolog isoform X1: protein MYNLYFCDTASVMSLVVAAVLWGCTNPFIKKGSSGVEDISEKSSTKKFFKEIKFLLSNWKYMTPFLLNQSGSLFYFLALQNTEMSLAVPVANSLTFVFTAVTGWILGESLPNAKTVCGITLIVCGISLCCVDKFLIQNEGGGAG, encoded by the exons CATCTGTAATGAGCCTTGTGGTTGCGGCTGTTCTATGGGGCTGCACTAATCCATTCATCAAAAAAGGAAGTTCAGGGGTAGAGGACATTAGTGAAAAATCTTCTACCAAaaagttttttaaagaaattaaattcctATTGAGTAATTGGAAG TACATGACACCTTTCCTTTTAAACCAGAGTGGTTCACTTTTTTACTTTTTGGCTCTTCAAAATACAG AAATGTCTTTGGCAGTTCCAGTAGCAAATTCCCTCACATTTGTGTTCACTGCAGTTACAGGTTGGATCTTGGGAGAAAGCTTACCCAATGCCA AGACCGTGTGTGGCATTACACTGATAGTGTGTGGAATATCGCTTTGCTGTGTGGACAAATTCCTCATACAAaatgaaggaggtggtgctggatgA
- the LOC126278564 gene encoding transmembrane protein 234 homolog isoform X5, producing the protein MYNLYFCDTASVMSLVVAAVLWGCTNPFIKKGSSGVEDISEKSSTKKFFKEIKFLLSNWKYMTPFLLNQSGSLFYFLALQNTETVCGITLIVCGISLCCVDKFLIQNEGGGAG; encoded by the exons CATCTGTAATGAGCCTTGTGGTTGCGGCTGTTCTATGGGGCTGCACTAATCCATTCATCAAAAAAGGAAGTTCAGGGGTAGAGGACATTAGTGAAAAATCTTCTACCAAaaagttttttaaagaaattaaattcctATTGAGTAATTGGAAG TACATGACACCTTTCCTTTTAAACCAGAGTGGTTCACTTTTTTACTTTTTGGCTCTTCAAAATACAG AGACCGTGTGTGGCATTACACTGATAGTGTGTGGAATATCGCTTTGCTGTGTGGACAAATTCCTCATACAAaatgaaggaggtggtgctggatgA
- the LOC126278564 gene encoding transmembrane protein 234 homolog isoform X4, with protein MYNLYFCDTASVMSLVVAAVLWGCTNPFIKKGSSGVEDISEKSSTKKFFKEIKFLLSNWKYMTPFLLNQSGSLFYFLALQNTVTGWILGESLPNAKTVCGITLIVCGISLCCVDKFLIQNEGGGAG; from the exons CATCTGTAATGAGCCTTGTGGTTGCGGCTGTTCTATGGGGCTGCACTAATCCATTCATCAAAAAAGGAAGTTCAGGGGTAGAGGACATTAGTGAAAAATCTTCTACCAAaaagttttttaaagaaattaaattcctATTGAGTAATTGGAAG TACATGACACCTTTCCTTTTAAACCAGAGTGGTTCACTTTTTTACTTTTTGGCTCTTCAAAATACAG TTACAGGTTGGATCTTGGGAGAAAGCTTACCCAATGCCA AGACCGTGTGTGGCATTACACTGATAGTGTGTGGAATATCGCTTTGCTGTGTGGACAAATTCCTCATACAAaatgaaggaggtggtgctggatgA